A window of Alphaproteobacteria bacterium contains these coding sequences:
- a CDS encoding restriction endonuclease subunit S, with translation MNWPKITIDEITEVVTKGTTPTTYGMPFTESGVNFIKAEALNGDSSLDISGFTYVDETTHEALKRSILHDKDVLLTIAGAQVGRCGLVRNEHLPANTNQAVGIMRVNKAKADARFVYYHFKNPRTFQKCQGLGGQAAQPNINLTVLKGFLIQLPDLRVQRQIADILSAYDDLIEKTTDGGLRCWRRRRGCSTVNGSSTSASPATNTSRSSTASPRGGSAGC, from the coding sequence GTGAATTGGCCGAAGATCACAATCGATGAGATAACAGAAGTTGTGACCAAAGGCACGACCCCGACGACATATGGCATGCCCTTCACTGAAAGTGGTGTCAATTTTATTAAGGCTGAAGCCTTGAATGGCGACAGTTCTTTGGACATATCCGGATTTACCTATGTCGATGAAACCACCCACGAAGCACTAAAGCGCTCGATCCTTCATGACAAAGATGTGCTCTTAACAATTGCGGGCGCACAGGTCGGGCGGTGCGGTCTTGTTCGCAATGAGCACCTTCCAGCCAACACAAACCAAGCTGTCGGGATTATGCGCGTCAACAAGGCCAAAGCCGACGCACGCTTTGTATATTACCACTTTAAAAACCCAAGAACATTTCAGAAGTGTCAAGGCCTCGGTGGGCAGGCAGCGCAACCAAACATCAATCTGACAGTGCTTAAGGGTTTTTTGATCCAACTACCCGACCTGCGAGTGCAACGCCAGATAGCCGACATCCTCTCTGCCTACGACGACCTGATCGAGAAAACAACCGACGGCGGATTGCGTTGTTGGAGGAGGCGGCGCGGCTGCTCTACCGTGAATGGTTCGTCCACTTCCGCTTCCCCGGCCACGAACACGTCAAGATCATCGACGGCATCCCCGAGGGGTGGGAGCGCCGGATGCTGA
- a CDS encoding type I restriction endonuclease subunit R, with protein MAVTGINSEDRLVQATFAEHLEKVLGWDSVYAWNDETFGPGGTLGRTSTSEAVLTRDLRAALVRLNPDLPASAIDEALRALTVQDFSRSMVQHNQDFFRLIRGGVPVHYRDASGRLREARARVIDFDNRPLPNGTPSNRFLAVRELKLTGLRTPNYNRRADLVCFVNGLPLVFIELKAVYKNIRAGFDGNLKDYMDENVIAHAFHHNAFLIVSNGDRARYGSITSAWEHFYEWKRLDETDKGRVDAEVLLNGMLAHDRLLDVVENFILFDESKAGATRKVVARNHQVLGVNRAVVSVAYQEELKREFPPETRLRHRVIELPLESRAIADQKRLATSDQEGMPALPSFIPEGPVEIIERAHPDLGRLGVFWHTQGSGKSYSMAFFAEKVRRKVPGNFTFLLMTDRLDLDSQIYGTFVGCGIVNDKAARAETGRDLEKSLKENHPYVFSLIHRFNQDVKPDQPYSLRDDIIVISDEAHRTQAGRLARNMRLALPNAAFIGFTGTPLFKQDEITKRIFGDYVSCYDFKRSEEDGATVKLVYENRGEKLGVARLDLNDRIAEKVEQADLDPDQTALLEKLLGKDYEVVTADERLDKIAADFVEHCATRWESGKALFVCIDKITCARMVQRIVPRWQAKAKQVRAAAAAKKSEAAATADQGMRAALTEAADRLNAQADWLDETIVEIIISEAQNEVADFQKWGFDIIPHRALMKQGFGTADGQRVDVETAFKNPKHPFRVAIVCAMWLTGFDVECLSTLYIDKPMKAHTLMQAIARANRVYPGKDFGLIVDYNGMLKSLREALAQYALGDDGTGEEEVVAPIEERVQALLEAIEATESHLRSLGFDPTTLIGTKGFACIKGLADAVEAVYTTDEAKRRFEILARQVFIRFKALLMEPSAFAYAERHDNIEAIYKKLSERRDTADVTELLKELHRIVNEAIRTDEVGDDQAEGLIFDLSQINLERLRDEFAKKVRRKATALQDIRDIVEAKLAAMLARNPMRMDYQVKYEEIVADYNSEKDRTTIEETFRRLMELVNSLDEEQMRATREGLGEDELALFDLLQKDGLDKTARERVKQASRDLLASVKVRLAELDRFWEKEQTKADVEVFILDKVFASLPTPPFTPEEKKLVAGNVYAHVWQQAMNGSFARAA; from the coding sequence ATGGCGGTGACCGGCATCAACAGCGAGGACCGGCTGGTGCAGGCGACCTTCGCAGAGCATCTGGAAAAGGTGTTGGGCTGGGACTCCGTCTACGCCTGGAACGACGAGACCTTCGGGCCGGGTGGCACGCTGGGACGGACCAGCACCAGCGAGGCGGTGCTGACCCGCGATCTGCGCGCCGCTCTGGTGCGGCTCAATCCCGATCTGCCGGCCTCCGCCATTGATGAGGCCCTGCGGGCGCTGACCGTCCAGGATTTCAGCCGCTCGATGGTCCAGCACAACCAGGATTTCTTCCGGCTGATCCGGGGGGGCGTTCCTGTCCATTACCGCGATGCCTCGGGTCGCCTGCGTGAGGCCCGCGCCCGCGTGATCGATTTTGACAATAGGCCCTTGCCCAATGGCACGCCCTCGAATCGCTTCCTCGCCGTGCGCGAACTGAAGCTGACCGGCCTGCGCACGCCGAATTACAACCGCCGCGCCGATCTGGTCTGTTTCGTCAACGGCCTGCCGCTGGTCTTCATCGAGTTGAAGGCCGTCTATAAGAACATCCGTGCCGGCTTCGACGGCAACTTGAAGGATTACATGGACGAGAACGTCATCGCCCATGCCTTCCATCACAACGCCTTCCTGATCGTCTCTAACGGTGATCGTGCCCGCTATGGCTCGATCACCAGCGCCTGGGAGCATTTCTACGAATGGAAGCGCCTGGACGAGACCGACAAGGGGCGGGTGGATGCCGAAGTTCTGCTGAACGGCATGCTGGCCCATGACCGGCTGCTGGATGTCGTCGAGAATTTCATCCTGTTTGACGAAAGCAAGGCTGGCGCGACCCGCAAGGTGGTGGCGCGCAACCATCAGGTTCTCGGCGTCAATCGTGCGGTGGTCTCAGTTGCCTATCAGGAGGAGCTGAAGCGCGAATTCCCACCGGAAACGCGGCTCCGACATCGCGTGATCGAGCTGCCGCTGGAAAGCCGCGCCATCGCCGACCAGAAGCGGCTTGCGACTTCGGACCAGGAGGGTATGCCCGCGCTGCCGTCCTTCATCCCCGAAGGTCCGGTGGAGATCATCGAACGGGCGCACCCAGATCTCGGTCGGTTGGGGGTGTTCTGGCACACCCAGGGCAGCGGCAAGTCCTATTCCATGGCCTTTTTCGCTGAGAAGGTGCGCCGCAAGGTGCCGGGCAATTTCACCTTCCTGCTGATGACTGATCGTCTTGATCTTGACAGCCAAATTTACGGGACTTTCGTCGGTTGCGGGATCGTCAATGACAAGGCCGCCCGCGCCGAGACCGGCCGCGATCTTGAAAAGTCGCTGAAGGAAAATCACCCCTATGTTTTCAGCTTGATCCATCGCTTCAATCAGGATGTGAAGCCGGATCAGCCTTACAGCCTGCGCGACGACATCATCGTGATTTCCGACGAGGCGCACCGAACCCAGGCCGGCCGGTTGGCCCGCAATATGCGCTTGGCTTTGCCCAACGCCGCCTTCATCGGTTTCACCGGAACGCCCCTGTTCAAACAGGACGAGATCACCAAGCGCATCTTCGGCGATTACGTCTCGTGCTACGACTTCAAGCGCTCGGAAGAAGACGGCGCCACCGTCAAGCTGGTCTACGAAAACCGGGGCGAGAAGCTGGGCGTGGCCCGCCTCGATTTGAACGACCGCATCGCGGAAAAAGTTGAACAGGCGGACCTTGACCCCGACCAAACGGCGCTACTGGAAAAGCTGCTGGGCAAGGATTACGAGGTCGTCACCGCCGACGAACGGCTCGACAAGATCGCGGCGGATTTCGTCGAACATTGCGCCACCCGCTGGGAATCCGGCAAGGCGCTGTTTGTCTGCATCGACAAGATCACCTGCGCCCGCATGGTTCAACGGATCGTGCCGCGCTGGCAGGCCAAGGCGAAACAGGTTCGGGCCGCGGCCGCCGCCAAGAAATCCGAAGCGGCGGCGACCGCCGACCAAGGCATGCGCGCGGCCCTGACCGAAGCGGCGGATAGGCTCAATGCGCAGGCGGACTGGCTGGACGAGACGATCGTCGAGATCATCATCAGCGAGGCGCAGAACGAGGTCGCCGATTTCCAGAAATGGGGCTTCGACATCATCCCGCACCGCGCCCTGATGAAACAGGGCTTCGGCACCGCCGACGGCCAGCGGGTCGATGTCGAAACCGCCTTCAAGAACCCCAAGCACCCGTTCCGCGTGGCCATCGTCTGCGCCATGTGGCTGACCGGCTTCGACGTGGAATGCCTGTCCACGCTCTACATCGACAAGCCGATGAAGGCGCACACCCTGATGCAGGCTATCGCGCGGGCCAACCGGGTCTATCCCGGCAAGGATTTCGGTCTGATCGTCGATTACAACGGCATGCTGAAGAGCCTGCGGGAGGCGCTGGCGCAATATGCGCTGGGTGACGATGGAACGGGGGAAGAGGAGGTCGTGGCGCCGATCGAGGAACGGGTGCAGGCCCTCTTGGAAGCTATCGAGGCGACCGAATCCCATCTGCGCAGCCTGGGCTTTGATCCCACAACGCTGATCGGCACAAAGGGATTTGCCTGCATCAAGGGGCTCGCTGACGCGGTCGAGGCCGTTTACACCACCGACGAAGCCAAGCGGCGATTTGAGATCCTGGCGCGACAGGTGTTTATCCGCTTCAAGGCCCTGCTGATGGAGCCGTCGGCCTTCGCCTATGCCGAGCGTCACGACAATATTGAAGCCATTTACAAGAAGCTGAGCGAGCGCCGCGACACGGCGGACGTGACCGAGTTGCTGAAAGAATTACACCGAATCGTCAACGAGGCGATTCGAACCGACGAGGTCGGCGACGATCAGGCCGAGGGCCTGATCTTCGATCTCAGCCAGATTAACCTGGAGCGGTTGCGCGACGAGTTTGCCAAGAAGGTCAGGCGCAAGGCGACAGCGCTTCAGGACATTCGGGACATCGTCGAGGCAAAGCTGGCGGCGATGCTAGCGCGCAATCCTATGCGCATGGACTACCAAGTGAAATACGAGGAGATCGTCGCCGACTACAATTCGGAGAAAGACAGAACGACCATCGAGGAGACCTTTCGGCGACTTATGGAACTCGTCAACAGCCTGGACGAGGAGCAGATGCGAGCTACCAGGGAGGGCTTGGGCGAGGACGAACTGGCCTTGTTCGATCTGCTTCAGAAGGATGGTCTTGATAAGACTGCCCGCGAACGGGTGAAGCAGGCCAGCCGCGACTTGCTCGCTTCGGTTAAGGTGCGGCTGGCGGAACTCGATCGGTTCTGGGAGAAGGAGCAGACCAAGGCGGATGTTGAGGTCTTCATCCTGGACAAAGTGTTCGCCAGCCTTCCGACTCCGCCCTTCACGCCCGAGGAAAAGAAACTCGTCGCCGGAAACGTCTATGCCCATGTCTGGCAGCAGGCGATGAACGGTAGTTTCGCCAGGGCGGCATGA
- a CDS encoding HNH endonuclease, translating into MGINLVIAVTDGDWFETLRQQANLSEVNFWAPSAANFRALQPGDMFLFKLHAPRNFIVGGGIFAYANALPCSLAWEAFREANGARSAQEMRTRIARYRKADPSDRSDFEIGCRILTQPFFFEERDWIAVPPSWAPNIVSFKTYNTNNAEGLELWETINDRLTRPPVPGLAEAPARFGEPHLIRPRLGQGAFRVLVTDIYHRRCAVTQERTLPALEAAHIRPYGDGGDHEARNGLLLRRDIHSLFDAGYVTVTPNHHFEVSRRIREEFDNGKHYYALHGNLIDMPQDASQRPDPLSLAWHNENCYRG; encoded by the coding sequence ATGGGCATCAATCTCGTCATTGCTGTAACCGACGGAGACTGGTTTGAGACGCTGCGCCAGCAAGCGAATCTGAGCGAGGTAAATTTCTGGGCGCCATCGGCGGCAAATTTCCGCGCCCTTCAGCCTGGTGATATGTTCCTGTTTAAACTTCACGCGCCGCGCAATTTCATTGTCGGGGGCGGCATCTTCGCTTACGCCAACGCGCTGCCCTGTTCCCTCGCCTGGGAGGCGTTTCGCGAAGCGAATGGGGCGCGATCGGCGCAGGAAATGCGTACTCGTATCGCCCGTTATCGCAAGGCGGATCCGAGCGACAGAAGCGATTTCGAGATCGGCTGCCGTATCCTGACCCAGCCATTTTTCTTCGAGGAACGCGACTGGATTGCCGTGCCGCCAAGCTGGGCGCCGAATATTGTCTCGTTCAAGACATACAATACGAACAACGCCGAAGGATTGGAGTTATGGGAAACGATTAACGACCGTTTGACCCGTCCGCCGGTTCCAGGCTTGGCCGAGGCACCAGCCCGTTTCGGCGAACCCCACCTTATCCGACCTCGGCTTGGACAAGGCGCGTTCCGGGTGTTGGTGACGGATATTTATCACCGGCGCTGCGCGGTGACCCAAGAGCGCACTCTCCCGGCGCTTGAAGCCGCGCACATCCGCCCTTATGGCGATGGCGGAGATCATGAGGCGCGGAATGGTCTTCTGCTGCGGCGCGACATTCACAGCCTGTTCGACGCTGGCTATGTAACCGTTACGCCCAATCATCACTTCGAGGTCAGTCGGCGCATTCGGGAAGAATTCGATAACGGCAAACACTATTACGCCCTTCACGGCAATTTGATTGACATGCCTCAGGACGCAAGTCAGCGCCCTGATCCCCTTTCCTTGGCGTGGCATAACGAGAATTGTTACAGGGGGTAA
- a CDS encoding protein kinase family protein, whose amino-acid sequence MTYPLINDYKHAVVNPKGRFVSLDISPLRDSRNAPILLAGNFAGVFKVQDAKGQVLALKCFTRDIAHLTRRYQVVADFIRTAQSPYFLPMKFHPEEIFITSTTAPHRDYPVATMPWLEGRSLGAMTEALCAAKKRQALAGLTIAWSRLCQDLLKRGIAHGDLKHDNVFVSSTEGKLKLLDYDSMYLPKLKGLSSPVLGSVNFQHPLRNTKHFDETIDHFSMLVILLSLRALVFEPELFAQYHNGENLIFSREHFLTPESASLVARLSKSPDIFVRDWTEALVKASKSRAISVPGLAAMLKTATKLDATPAQSRHTGILSFFS is encoded by the coding sequence ATGACCTATCCTCTGATCAATGACTATAAGCATGCCGTGGTCAATCCGAAGGGACGCTTCGTCTCTCTGGACATCTCGCCCTTGCGCGATTCCAGGAACGCCCCCATTTTGCTGGCGGGAAATTTCGCAGGCGTCTTCAAGGTGCAAGACGCAAAGGGCCAAGTGTTGGCCCTGAAATGCTTTACCCGCGATATCGCCCATCTGACCCGGCGCTATCAGGTCGTGGCCGATTTCATCCGAACCGCCCAGTCGCCCTATTTCCTGCCGATGAAATTTCATCCCGAGGAAATCTTCATAACCTCCACGACCGCTCCTCATCGGGATTATCCCGTGGCTACCATGCCCTGGCTTGAGGGCAGAAGCCTGGGGGCTATGACCGAGGCCTTGTGCGCGGCAAAAAAGCGCCAGGCCCTGGCTGGTCTGACCATCGCCTGGAGCCGCTTGTGCCAAGACCTGCTCAAGCGCGGCATCGCGCATGGCGATTTGAAGCACGACAATGTTTTCGTAAGCTCGACCGAGGGCAAGCTGAAACTGCTCGATTACGATTCGATGTATCTACCCAAGCTGAAGGGGCTTTCCTCGCCGGTTTTGGGCAGCGTCAATTTTCAGCATCCGCTGCGCAACACCAAGCATTTCGACGAGACCATCGACCATTTTTCCATGCTGGTCATTCTGCTCTCGCTGCGCGCCCTTGTTTTCGAACCGGAACTGTTCGCGCAGTATCACAACGGCGAGAATCTGATCTTTAGCCGCGAGCATTTTCTGACGCCGGAAAGCGCTTCCTTGGTCGCTCGTCTGTCCAAAAGCCCGGATATCTTCGTGCGCGATTGGACTGAGGCCCTGGTCAAGGCTTCCAAGTCCCGTGCAATCAGCGTTCCGGGTCTAGCCGCCATGCTGAAGACGGCCACCAAGCTCGATGCCACCCCAGCCCAGTCGCGGCATACAGGAATTCTATCGTTCTTTTCGTAA
- a CDS encoding magnetic particle specific iron-binding protein: protein MAGEIENEAVAAKATGAKGAVAKGGAAKAAAGAGQAKGLGVALKTGAGQTAAAKGTAGLAAKSAVGAAGGTAVAGKGLGLGLGLGLGAWGPIFLGLAAAAAAYAYLRSRKAEQEQSDEEIELRQAMA, encoded by the coding sequence ATGGCAGGAGAGATCGAGAATGAAGCCGTGGCCGCCAAGGCGACCGGGGCCAAGGGTGCCGTCGCAAAGGGCGGGGCAGCAAAGGCGGCTGCCGGAGCCGGACAGGCCAAGGGACTGGGTGTTGCCTTGAAGACGGGAGCCGGGCAAACTGCGGCGGCGAAAGGTACCGCTGGTCTTGCTGCCAAATCGGCCGTTGGCGCGGCGGGCGGAACCGCCGTTGCCGGAAAGGGGCTGGGCCTAGGCCTCGGTTTGGGTCTGGGCGCTTGGGGCCCCATCTTCCTGGGTCTTGCCGCTGCCGCCGCCGCTTATGCCTATCTGCGCAGCCGCAAGGCCGAACAGGAACAGTCCGACGAGGAAATCGAGCTGCGCCAAGCCATGGCTTGA
- a CDS encoding hemerythrin family protein, with protein MKWDALLEVGVPSIDEDHRDIVAWVSDLQEMGDYSFPHRTLVSVFDSLVDYVSIHFRREESAMAACSFAGLESHRKEHEAFEQIIQNIHSQLLGNADFIFEKATFDFIFDWLLSHITQVDVQMASSVRGSKAAIEAADKFPGVSIKAPSHI; from the coding sequence ATGAAATGGGATGCCCTGCTGGAAGTCGGTGTGCCTTCGATTGACGAGGACCATCGGGATATTGTGGCCTGGGTATCGGATTTGCAGGAAATGGGCGACTATTCCTTTCCGCACAGAACCCTGGTGTCCGTTTTCGATTCCCTGGTCGATTATGTTTCGATTCACTTCAGGCGCGAAGAAAGCGCCATGGCGGCCTGCTCCTTTGCCGGGCTTGAATCGCATCGCAAGGAGCATGAGGCGTTCGAGCAGATCATACAGAATATCCATAGTCAGTTGCTGGGGAATGCGGACTTCATCTTCGAGAAGGCGACATTCGACTTCATCTTCGACTGGCTGCTGTCGCATATCACGCAGGTTGATGTTCAGATGGCTTCTTCGGTTCGAGGCAGCAAGGCTGCAATCGAAGCCGCGGATAAATTTCCCGGCGTGTCCATCAAGGCACCGTCTCACATCTAG
- a CDS encoding PAS domain-containing protein: MHTAKSLGDLVAAYLGQAEVAVALFDECGRILRANVNLERLLGCRGGQLLQANYFELSHPDDRESERAAFSTLTDEGQQTYALEKRLLLGEHDLAHYQGVLHVECMVTRYRYQEKMILLALMQEMKIYRHFKTRHI; encoded by the coding sequence ATGCACACGGCCAAGTCACTTGGCGATCTTGTCGCAGCGTATCTGGGCCAAGCCGAGGTTGCTGTTGCGCTTTTTGACGAATGCGGACGAATTCTGCGGGCCAACGTCAATTTAGAGCGCTTGCTGGGATGTCGGGGCGGCCAGCTTTTGCAGGCAAACTATTTCGAGCTTTCGCACCCAGACGACCGTGAAAGCGAGCGCGCGGCTTTTTCGACGCTGACGGACGAGGGGCAGCAAACCTACGCGCTGGAAAAGCGCCTGCTGCTGGGCGAGCATGATTTGGCGCATTACCAGGGCGTGCTGCATGTGGAGTGCATGGTCACGCGCTACCGCTATCAGGAGAAGATGATCTTACTGGCCCTCATGCAGGAGATGAAAATCTATCGGCACTTCAAGACGCGGCATATCTAG
- a CDS encoding response regulator transcription factor — translation MSLSFSLAAIRMLLGEANPNVRSSLRTSLFRHGLRGIQDSASALRSHELLGEQPFDLVVLDANMEDSDVLGIVRLVREHRLSKDPFVNVILIADPPHPDMARLLVNAGADAVLIRPISVQVLHARINLLIESRRPFVVTQNYIGPERRTEPRQGAMLVPEIQVPSSLKNRAYGRTDDELHMKAVSTSWEIVKKIRAERLIYQIGWLAKRILPEAGKEDVLHPLSQIAMHLVFACDRLTNWANDVENEEFYTVCRKLKERAETVQRAQTPPEQQLIAEMQADAGRLEALWSRPAGDPPPES, via the coding sequence ATGAGTCTGAGCTTCAGCCTTGCTGCGATTCGCATGTTGCTGGGAGAGGCCAATCCCAATGTGCGCAGCAGCCTGCGCACATCCTTGTTCCGCCACGGCCTGCGCGGCATACAAGATAGCGCCTCGGCGTTGCGTTCGCACGAACTGCTGGGAGAGCAGCCTTTCGATCTTGTCGTTCTCGACGCGAATATGGAGGACTCGGACGTCTTGGGAATCGTCCGGCTGGTTCGAGAGCATAGGCTTAGCAAGGACCCCTTCGTCAACGTGATCCTGATTGCCGATCCCCCTCATCCGGATATGGCCCGCCTCCTTGTCAATGCGGGCGCCGATGCCGTTCTCATCAGGCCCATCTCGGTTCAGGTTCTGCACGCGCGGATCAATCTGCTGATCGAAAGCCGCAGACCCTTCGTGGTAACACAGAACTATATCGGGCCTGAGCGGAGAACCGAGCCGCGCCAGGGAGCCATGCTGGTTCCTGAAATACAGGTTCCCAGCAGCTTGAAAAACAGGGCATATGGCCGGACCGATGACGAGCTTCACATGAAGGCTGTTTCCACAAGTTGGGAAATTGTCAAAAAGATACGAGCCGAACGTTTAATTTATCAGATCGGCTGGCTGGCTAAGCGCATCCTGCCCGAGGCGGGAAAGGAAGATGTCCTGCATCCGCTTTCGCAGATCGCCATGCATTTGGTTTTCGCGTGCGACAGGCTGACCAATTGGGCCAATGACGTGGAGAACGAGGAATTCTATACGGTCTGCCGCAAACTCAAGGAGAGGGCAGAAACGGTTCAGCGCGCGCAGACACCCCCGGAGCAGCAACTGATTGCCGAGATGCAGGCCGACGCGGGCCGCCTCGAGGCCTTGTGGTCGAGACCTGCCGGTGACCCGCCGCCCGAGAGCTGA
- the mamC gene encoding magnetosome protein MamC: MPFHLAPYLAKSLPGVGVLGGIVGGAAALAKNLHLLQAGKVSSKEAAIDTGKETVGAGLATALSAAVAGAVGGGLVVSLGVAVAAGIAGKYAWDRAVEYTEAQIAARTSGADDEAIEDIA; the protein is encoded by the coding sequence ATGCCCTTTCATCTGGCGCCTTATCTGGCTAAATCGCTTCCCGGTGTCGGCGTTCTTGGCGGAATCGTTGGCGGGGCGGCTGCTCTGGCAAAGAATCTCCACTTACTGCAGGCCGGAAAAGTCAGCAGCAAGGAAGCAGCTATCGATACTGGCAAGGAAACGGTTGGCGCCGGCTTGGCGACGGCCCTCAGCGCTGCCGTGGCCGGTGCCGTCGGCGGCGGCTTGGTGGTGTCGCTGGGCGTTGCCGTTGCTGCGGGCATCGCAGGCAAATATGCCTGGGACCGGGCCGTCGAATATACCGAGGCCCAGATTGCGGCACGCACATCCGGTGCGGATGACGAGGCGATCGAAGACATCGCCTGA
- a CDS encoding DUF445 domain-containing protein, with translation MRDVRRMRRLATGLLCLVAVIFLMAALGEERWPWLGIVRAFSEAAMVGAIADWFAVVALFRHPLGIPIPHTAVIPRNHKRIAAAIGRFVSTNFLASQAVARRLEELDVVGRLGRWLSAPENASLLAERLMVLLPPVLEVIQREHLRKTVNSMFRKGIGKVITAPLLSSLLSVAVAQGYHQSLLNEALQALGDLLRAKRGFIRKKVAAKSSWLPLWLEESLSDQIAAGLNEALVELRSLDHPWRAEFEKATREFIHRLDATPEFEERIHAVKTQILNDPAIETYLDDLWNELHDQLATSAAESGRGLRGTIEDSLRSLGERTAADITFRETASRWLKRAIEQFMVPRREMIGSFIAGMVMRWPTETLVNRLEARVGKDLQYIRINGTLVGGCVGLVIYLIGAVLKP, from the coding sequence ATGCGTGACGTCCGTCGTATGCGCAGGCTGGCAACCGGTTTGCTGTGTCTTGTCGCCGTGATTTTTCTGATGGCCGCTCTGGGGGAAGAACGCTGGCCCTGGCTGGGCATCGTCCGCGCCTTTTCCGAGGCGGCCATGGTGGGCGCCATTGCCGACTGGTTTGCCGTCGTCGCCCTGTTTCGCCACCCCCTGGGCATACCAATTCCCCATACCGCGGTTATTCCCCGCAATCACAAGCGGATCGCCGCCGCCATCGGACGTTTCGTCTCGACCAACTTTCTGGCCTCGCAAGCGGTGGCGCGCCGCCTTGAGGAACTTGATGTCGTGGGCCGCCTGGGCCGCTGGTTGTCAGCACCAGAGAATGCAAGCCTGCTTGCGGAACGGCTGATGGTGCTGCTGCCGCCCGTCTTGGAAGTTATTCAAAGAGAGCATTTGCGCAAGACGGTGAATTCGATGTTTCGAAAGGGCATCGGCAAAGTCATCACCGCCCCCTTGCTGTCAAGCCTTCTTTCCGTGGCTGTGGCCCAGGGATATCACCAGTCGCTTCTGAACGAGGCCTTACAGGCCCTGGGCGACCTCCTGCGCGCCAAGCGCGGTTTTATCCGCAAGAAGGTGGCTGCAAAAAGCAGTTGGCTGCCTTTGTGGCTTGAGGAATCCCTGTCGGACCAGATCGCCGCAGGGCTTAACGAGGCGTTGGTCGAGTTGCGCTCTTTGGATCATCCCTGGCGCGCAGAATTTGAAAAGGCGACCCGGGAGTTCATTCATCGTCTGGACGCCACCCCTGAGTTCGAGGAACGAATTCATGCTGTCAAAACCCAGATCCTGAACGATCCGGCCATTGAGACGTATCTGGACGACTTGTGGAACGAATTGCACGATCAGCTTGCCACAAGTGCGGCGGAAAGCGGCAGGGGGCTTCGCGGAACCATTGAGGATTCCTTGCGTTCCCTGGGCGAGCGCACCGCCGCAGACATTACGTTTCGTGAAACGGCCAGCCGGTGGCTCAAGCGCGCCATCGAACAGTTCATGGTGCCGCGCCGCGAGATGATCGGCTCCTTCATCGCCGGAATGGTCATGCGCTGGCCCACGGAAACGCTGGTAAACCGGCTTGAAGCCCGCGTCGGCAAGGATTTGCAATATATTCGCATCAACGGAACGCTGGTGGGCGGCTGCGTTGGCTTGGTCATTTATCTGATCGGCGCTGTCCTCAAGCCCTGA